Proteins found in one Microbacterium sp. LWS13-1.2 genomic segment:
- the argH gene encoding argininosuccinate lyase: MSESKADGTNEGALWGARFATGPSPELAELSRSTHFDWDLALYDIAGSHAHAKALAAAGYLTSDEELAMHDGLDVLARGLTEGTLRPAASDEDVHGALEQALIGVVGAELGGKLRAGRSRNDQIATLVRMYLLDHSRTVAREILRLVDALVAQAEAHPDAVMPGRTHLQHAQPVLLAHHLQAHAWPLVRDLERLRDWSARAAVSPYGGGALAGSTLGLDPQLVARELGLDRPAENSLDGTSSRDVVAEFAFIAAMIGIDVSRFAEEIILWNTREFGFVTLDDGYSTGSSIMPQKKNPDIAELARGKAGRLIGNLTGLLATLKALPLAYNRDLQEDKEPVFDSVRTLETVLPAFAGMVATMRFHTDRMAALAPQGFSLATDVAEWLVKRGVPFRDAHEISGHLVRVCEDNGIELHEVTDEQLASVSAHLAPEVREVLSVEGSVASRTGVGGTAPVRVAEQRTELIQRVQATAHALGL, from the coding sequence GTGAGTGAATCGAAGGCTGACGGCACCAACGAAGGCGCACTGTGGGGAGCCCGCTTCGCCACGGGACCGTCCCCGGAACTGGCAGAGCTCAGCCGATCGACGCATTTCGACTGGGACCTCGCGCTCTACGACATCGCCGGCTCGCACGCGCACGCCAAGGCACTCGCCGCCGCCGGCTACCTCACCTCTGACGAAGAGCTCGCCATGCACGACGGGCTCGACGTGCTCGCGCGGGGCCTGACCGAGGGCACACTGCGGCCCGCGGCATCCGATGAAGACGTCCACGGCGCACTCGAGCAGGCGCTGATCGGTGTCGTCGGCGCGGAGCTGGGCGGCAAGCTGCGCGCCGGCCGCAGCCGCAACGATCAGATCGCGACGCTCGTGCGGATGTACCTGCTCGACCACTCGCGCACGGTCGCGCGCGAGATCCTGCGTCTCGTCGACGCCCTCGTCGCGCAGGCGGAAGCGCACCCCGACGCCGTCATGCCCGGTCGCACCCACCTGCAGCACGCGCAGCCGGTGCTGCTGGCCCATCATCTGCAGGCGCACGCCTGGCCGCTGGTGCGCGACCTCGAGCGCCTGCGCGACTGGTCCGCCCGCGCCGCGGTGTCGCCGTACGGCGGCGGCGCGCTCGCCGGCTCGACGCTCGGGCTGGATCCGCAACTCGTCGCGCGCGAGCTCGGTCTCGACCGTCCCGCCGAGAACTCGCTCGACGGCACGTCGTCGCGTGACGTGGTCGCCGAGTTCGCGTTCATCGCGGCGATGATCGGCATCGACGTCTCGCGCTTCGCGGAGGAGATCATCCTCTGGAACACGCGCGAGTTCGGCTTCGTGACGCTCGACGACGGATATTCGACGGGTTCGAGCATCATGCCGCAGAAGAAGAACCCCGACATCGCCGAGCTCGCCCGCGGCAAGGCGGGCCGGCTCATCGGCAACCTCACCGGGCTGCTGGCGACCCTCAAGGCGCTCCCGCTCGCGTACAACCGCGACCTGCAGGAGGACAAGGAGCCGGTCTTCGACTCGGTGCGCACGCTCGAGACCGTCCTGCCGGCGTTCGCCGGCATGGTGGCGACGATGCGGTTCCACACCGACCGCATGGCGGCGCTCGCCCCCCAGGGCTTCTCGCTCGCGACCGATGTCGCCGAGTGGCTCGTCAAGCGCGGCGTGCCCTTCCGCGATGCGCACGAGATCTCGGGCCATCTGGTTCGCGTCTGCGAGGACAACGGGATCGAGTTGCACGAGGTCACCGACGAGCAGCTCGCGTCGGTGTCGGCGCACCTGGCGCCCGAGGTGCGCGAGGTGCTGAGCGTCGAGGGCTCCGTCGCGAGCCGCACCGGCGTCGGCGGAACGGCTCCGGTCAGAGTGGCCGAGCAGCGGACCGAGCTGATCCAGCGCGTGCAGGCGACCGCCCACGCCCTCGGACTCTAA
- a CDS encoding DNA-binding protein, with protein MYVLTADQRASRVNADAVPSALAVVTRHGSGGLALPPERTAGDELQVAVADASAALSIVLELTRAGEWTVGVGVGAVESPLPQSVRAARGEAFINARDAVDRAKKTPTRLAVTAPAGGEDAEALVRLLIELRDRRTPEGWEVYDLLADGLTQRDAAARLGVSEGAISLRAKAAALRVEEAAVPALARVLARLDDGARTVSPPERE; from the coding sequence ATGTACGTCCTCACCGCCGATCAGCGCGCCAGCCGTGTCAACGCCGACGCCGTCCCGTCCGCTCTCGCCGTCGTCACGCGCCACGGGAGCGGAGGGCTCGCACTGCCGCCCGAGCGCACGGCCGGCGACGAGCTGCAGGTCGCCGTCGCCGACGCCTCGGCGGCTCTGTCGATCGTTCTCGAGCTGACGAGGGCCGGCGAATGGACCGTCGGCGTCGGTGTCGGTGCGGTCGAGTCGCCGCTCCCGCAGAGCGTCCGGGCGGCACGCGGGGAGGCCTTCATCAACGCGAGGGACGCTGTCGATCGCGCCAAGAAGACACCGACCCGGCTGGCCGTCACCGCACCCGCGGGCGGAGAGGACGCCGAAGCGCTCGTCCGCCTTCTCATCGAGCTGCGCGACCGCCGCACGCCGGAGGGCTGGGAGGTCTACGACCTGCTCGCCGACGGACTCACCCAGCGCGACGCCGCCGCACGCCTGGGCGTCTCGGAGGGCGCGATCAGCCTGCGCGCCAAGGCAGCGGCGCTGCGCGTCGAGGAGGCCGCCGTCCCCGCACTGGCACGCGTGCTCGCGCGCCTGGACGACGGGGCGCGCACCGTCTCGCCGCCCGAACGCGAGTGA
- the tyrS gene encoding tyrosine--tRNA ligase, with translation MSETLVSATAPAIDPAFENVWDEIVWRGLVHVSTDQEALRALLAGDPITYYCGFDPTAPSLHLGNLVQLLTMRRLQLAGHRPLGLVGGSTGLIGDPRPSAERTLNTKETVNEWVGYLQSQVERFLSFEGDNAARIVNNLDWTAPMSAIDFLRDIGKHYRVGTMLKKEAVAARLNSEAGISYTEFSYQILQGMDYLELYRQFGCVLQTGGSDQWGNLTSGTDLIHRVEGASVHAIGTPLITNSDGTKFGKSEGNAIWLDAAMCSPYRMYQFWLNTDDADVVQRLKIFTFLTRAEIEEYERLVAEEPFRRAAQKRLALEVTTLVHGTDAAAAVIAASEALFGQGDLDALDATTLRHALEELPNAAVPAGATVLQALVDTGLVASLSEGRRAIAQGGVSLDGVKIEDDAATVTGALPGGVSVLRRGKKTLAGLFVG, from the coding sequence GTGTCTGAAACCCTCGTGAGCGCGACCGCGCCTGCGATCGACCCGGCGTTCGAGAACGTGTGGGACGAGATCGTATGGCGTGGACTCGTGCATGTGTCCACCGATCAGGAGGCGTTGCGCGCCCTTCTCGCCGGGGACCCGATCACGTATTACTGCGGCTTCGACCCGACTGCGCCGAGTCTGCACCTCGGCAACCTCGTGCAGCTTCTGACGATGCGCCGCCTGCAGCTCGCGGGCCACAGGCCGCTGGGCCTCGTGGGCGGATCGACCGGCCTCATCGGCGACCCGCGCCCCTCGGCCGAGCGCACGCTCAACACCAAGGAGACCGTGAACGAGTGGGTCGGGTACCTGCAGTCGCAGGTCGAGCGATTCCTCAGCTTCGAGGGTGATAACGCCGCACGCATCGTCAACAACCTCGACTGGACGGCGCCCATGAGCGCCATCGACTTCCTGCGCGATATCGGCAAGCACTACCGCGTCGGCACGATGCTCAAGAAGGAGGCGGTCGCCGCGCGCCTGAACTCCGAGGCGGGCATCAGCTACACCGAGTTCAGCTACCAGATCCTGCAGGGCATGGACTACCTGGAGCTCTACCGCCAGTTCGGGTGCGTCCTGCAGACCGGCGGCAGCGATCAGTGGGGCAATCTCACCAGCGGCACCGACCTCATCCACCGCGTGGAGGGAGCATCGGTGCACGCCATCGGCACCCCGTTGATCACCAACAGCGACGGCACGAAGTTCGGCAAGAGCGAGGGCAACGCCATCTGGCTCGATGCCGCGATGTGCAGTCCGTACCGCATGTACCAGTTCTGGCTCAACACCGACGACGCCGACGTGGTGCAACGCCTCAAGATCTTCACGTTCCTCACGCGGGCCGAGATCGAGGAGTACGAGAGGCTCGTCGCCGAGGAGCCGTTCCGTCGCGCCGCGCAGAAGCGCCTGGCGCTGGAGGTCACCACCCTCGTGCACGGGACGGATGCCGCGGCGGCGGTGATCGCGGCATCCGAGGCGCTCTTCGGCCAGGGCGACCTCGATGCGCTCGATGCGACGACGCTGCGCCACGCGCTCGAGGAGCTGCCGAACGCGGCCGTGCCGGCAGGGGCCACCGTGTTGCAGGCGCTCGTCGACACGGGACTGGTCGCGAGCCTGTCGGAGGGTCGGCGGGCGATCGCGCAGGGTGGGGTCTCGCTGGACGGTGTGAAGATCGAGGACGACGCCGCGACGGTGACGGGTGCGCTGCCCGGCGGAGTCTCCGTGCTCCGGCGCGGCAAGAAGACGCTCGCGGGCCTCTTCGTCGGCTGA
- a CDS encoding DUF4184 family protein — MPFTPSHAVVALPFLRSPLVPAAIAIGAMAPDLPLFVRGLPLHYGRTHAFGWLPATVLLALVLLLAWRCVLRPAARELSPRWLAARLPGEWDAGAGAAWRETFAIAPPGGRRVPWTGMLVLVVSLLIGVVSHIVWDLFTHEGRWGTIAIPALAADWGALPGYKWLQHGSSVAGLAIIGVWMLVWLGRRPAAASVPRVLADAVLWAWWVSLPVVLAVAWAWGLAVHGPLDAEFTAAHLAYRVLPPACAVWGASTVVVCIVIQVLRRRTVSKGVHSENRGITGL; from the coding sequence ATGCCGTTCACCCCGAGCCACGCTGTCGTCGCGCTGCCGTTCCTCCGCTCGCCGCTGGTGCCCGCCGCGATCGCGATCGGCGCGATGGCGCCGGATCTGCCGCTGTTCGTCCGAGGACTCCCGCTTCACTACGGCCGCACGCACGCGTTCGGGTGGCTGCCGGCGACGGTCCTTCTCGCGCTCGTCCTGCTGCTCGCCTGGCGGTGCGTTCTGCGGCCCGCCGCGCGTGAGCTGTCGCCGCGATGGCTCGCCGCGCGGCTGCCGGGGGAGTGGGATGCCGGCGCCGGCGCCGCGTGGCGAGAGACGTTCGCGATCGCTCCGCCCGGCGGGCGGCGTGTGCCGTGGACCGGGATGCTGGTGCTGGTCGTCTCGCTGCTCATCGGCGTCGTGAGTCACATCGTGTGGGACCTGTTCACGCACGAGGGCCGGTGGGGCACGATTGCGATCCCCGCGCTCGCGGCGGACTGGGGAGCGCTGCCCGGCTACAAGTGGCTGCAGCACGGGTCGAGCGTGGCCGGTCTCGCGATCATCGGCGTGTGGATGCTGGTGTGGCTGGGCCGACGACCGGCCGCGGCATCCGTTCCGCGCGTTCTGGCCGATGCCGTGCTCTGGGCGTGGTGGGTCTCGCTGCCCGTCGTGCTCGCGGTGGCCTGGGCGTGGGGCCTCGCGGTGCACGGTCCGCTCGACGCCGAGTTCACCGCCGCGCATCTCGCGTACCGGGTGCTTCCGCCGGCGTGCGCGGTGTGGGGTGCGTCGACGGTGGTCGTGTGCATCGTGATCCAGGTGCTGCGCCGGCGCACGGTCTCGAAGGGTGTTCACAGTGAGAACCGCGGAATCACGGGGCTCTAG
- the dapE gene encoding succinyl-diaminopimelate desuccinylase, with protein sequence MPALDLSLSSAELTRIICDTPSESGEEKLLADAIFAEISALDHLEVYRDGDTIVARTNLGRAQRVVIAGHIDTVPINRNVPTKDVEIEGQPFIWGRGTVDMKAGVAVQLKLAAELIAPRVDITWMWYDHEEVDADLNGLTRLARTRPDLFAGDFAILGEPSNGEVEGGCNGNLRAIVRTHGVRAHSARAWIGENAIHKAAPVLGRLAEYEPRDVAVEGLVYREGLNAVRIRGGVAGNVIPDLCEVEVNYRFAPSRDAAEAEAHVREVFSGFEVDVVDVAAGARPGLDAPLAQEFLAAVCAEPRPKYGWTDVARFSALGVPAVNYGPGDPHLAHHDEERVPVAQIEAVEQGLRAWLATN encoded by the coding sequence ATGCCCGCGCTCGATCTGTCGCTTTCCTCTGCTGAACTCACTCGCATCATCTGCGACACTCCGAGCGAATCGGGCGAGGAGAAACTCCTCGCCGATGCGATCTTCGCGGAGATCTCGGCACTCGATCACCTCGAGGTGTATCGCGACGGCGACACGATCGTCGCCCGTACGAACCTCGGTCGCGCGCAGCGCGTCGTGATCGCCGGGCACATCGACACCGTCCCGATCAACCGCAACGTCCCGACGAAGGACGTCGAGATCGAGGGGCAGCCCTTCATCTGGGGCCGTGGCACCGTCGACATGAAGGCGGGCGTCGCTGTCCAGCTCAAGCTCGCCGCCGAGCTGATCGCTCCCCGAGTCGACATCACCTGGATGTGGTATGACCACGAAGAGGTCGACGCCGACCTCAACGGGCTCACCCGATTGGCGCGCACGCGCCCCGACCTCTTCGCCGGCGACTTCGCGATCCTCGGCGAACCGTCGAACGGCGAGGTCGAGGGCGGCTGCAACGGCAACCTCCGTGCGATCGTGCGCACGCACGGCGTTCGCGCCCACAGCGCGCGGGCCTGGATCGGCGAGAATGCGATCCACAAGGCGGCGCCCGTCCTCGGCAGGCTCGCCGAGTACGAGCCGCGCGATGTCGCGGTCGAGGGGCTCGTGTACCGTGAGGGCCTCAATGCCGTCCGCATCAGGGGTGGCGTCGCCGGCAACGTGATCCCCGACCTCTGCGAGGTGGAGGTCAACTACCGCTTCGCTCCGAGCCGCGATGCGGCTGAGGCCGAGGCGCACGTGCGCGAGGTGTTCTCCGGCTTCGAGGTCGACGTCGTCGATGTGGCGGCCGGCGCGCGACCCGGCCTCGACGCTCCGCTGGCGCAGGAGTTCCTCGCCGCGGTCTGCGCCGAACCGCGTCCGAAGTACGGATGGACCGATGTGGCCCGCTTCAGCGCGCTGGGCGTGCCGGCCGTGAACTATGGCCCAGGAGACCCGCACCTCGCCCACCACGATGAGGAGCGGGTGCCGGTGGCTCAGATCGAGGCGGTCGAGCAGGGCCTGCGGGCGTGGCTGGCGACCAACTGA
- a CDS encoding DUF3117 domain-containing protein, producing the protein MAAMKPRTGDGPMEAVKEGRLIIVRVPLEGGGRLVVSVNDAEAKELYDVLGGVVNAA; encoded by the coding sequence ATGGCAGCCATGAAGCCGAGAACCGGAGACGGGCCGATGGAGGCCGTGAAGGAGGGTCGACTCATCATCGTGCGCGTGCCGCTCGAAGGAGGCGGTCGCCTGGTCGTCTCGGTGAACGACGCTGAGGCCAAGGAGCTCTACGACGTACTGGGTGGCGTCGTCAACGCCGCGTAG
- a CDS encoding class I SAM-dependent methyltransferase, whose amino-acid sequence MGEQNANQRFVDEATSEPEHIARARAHALELGAAPISPAIGAQCAVIAAASQALNIVEIGTGAGVSGLWLLHGSPRATLTTIDKEPEHLGAARQAFAEARIPPARARFITGRAAEVLPRMNEASYDIVLVDADPDGVIEYVEHGLRLVRAGGTVLVPRVLAGGGVADPVRRDPVTTAYRSLIQETQASPAVIGALSITGEGLLQLTTIALT is encoded by the coding sequence ATGGGAGAGCAGAATGCGAACCAGCGGTTCGTCGATGAGGCGACGAGCGAGCCGGAGCACATCGCGCGAGCTCGGGCGCACGCGCTCGAACTCGGCGCCGCGCCGATCAGTCCCGCCATCGGCGCGCAGTGCGCCGTCATCGCCGCCGCGTCCCAGGCGCTCAACATCGTCGAGATCGGCACGGGCGCGGGGGTCTCCGGTCTCTGGCTGCTACACGGTTCGCCGCGTGCCACCCTCACCACCATCGACAAGGAGCCGGAGCACCTCGGCGCCGCGCGTCAGGCCTTCGCCGAGGCGCGGATCCCTCCGGCCCGCGCCAGATTCATCACCGGCCGCGCCGCAGAGGTGCTGCCCCGCATGAACGAGGCGTCCTACGACATCGTGCTCGTGGACGCCGATCCCGATGGCGTGATCGAGTACGTCGAACACGGCCTTCGCCTGGTGCGCGCCGGTGGCACCGTGCTGGTCCCCCGCGTCCTCGCCGGCGGCGGCGTCGCCGACCCGGTCCGCCGGGACCCGGTGACTACCGCCTACCGCTCGCTCATCCAGGAGACACAGGCATCGCCCGCCGTGATCGGAGCGCTGTCGATCACGGGCGAGGGGCTGCTGCAGCTCACCACCATCGCCCTCACCTGA
- a CDS encoding Sec-independent protein translocase TatB has protein sequence MIFGLTIEKLLLIGLVAALILGPERLPRYAESLAGLTKRAREWVTTARTRVRDEMGEDFDDVDWRTLDPRQYDPRRIIREALLDDAPVAGVAAAAQAAPAPTPPTTPVASPFRGPAGGPTPYDTEAT, from the coding sequence ATGATCTTCGGCCTCACGATCGAGAAGCTTCTGCTGATCGGACTCGTCGCGGCACTCATCCTCGGACCCGAGCGTCTGCCGCGGTATGCGGAGTCCCTCGCGGGACTGACGAAGCGGGCGCGGGAGTGGGTGACAACCGCGCGCACGCGTGTGCGCGACGAGATGGGCGAGGACTTCGACGACGTCGACTGGCGCACTCTCGATCCGCGCCAGTACGACCCCCGACGCATCATCCGCGAGGCTCTGCTGGACGATGCGCCGGTTGCCGGTGTCGCCGCCGCGGCGCAGGCCGCACCCGCACCGACGCCCCCGACCACACCGGTGGCGTCGCCCTTCCGCGGTCCGGCAGGTGGGCCGACGCCCTATGACACCGAGGCGACCTGA
- a CDS encoding Mrp/NBP35 family ATP-binding protein, giving the protein MSVSTDADAVRTAVGAVSDPELRRPIGELDMVRDISVQDGVAHVAIALTIVGCPAADRIASDVRAAAASVPGITDVALDVGVMTPAERHALTERLRGDRAREMPFGPGTLTRVIAVTSGKGGVGKSTVTANLAVALAERGLAVGLVDADVHGFSIPGQLGLVAADGSVPQPTRVDDLMLPPVAHGVKVISIGMFLRGRDGDSPVGAVAWRGPMLHRTVVQFLTDVYFGDLDVLLLDMPPGTGDVAISVGQLLPNAEVLVVTTPQTAASDVAVRSGLVARQTGQRVIGVIENMSALTLPDGTTLDLFGAGGGAAVATALSQPDAEVALLGSVPLSPTLRADADAGIPAVLAHPGDPASEVIARIASELARTPRGLSGRSLPFRPR; this is encoded by the coding sequence ATGAGCGTCTCCACGGACGCGGACGCCGTCCGCACCGCCGTCGGCGCTGTCTCGGATCCGGAGCTGCGCCGTCCGATCGGCGAGCTCGACATGGTCCGCGATATCTCCGTGCAAGACGGCGTCGCGCACGTCGCGATCGCCCTGACCATCGTCGGGTGCCCGGCTGCCGACCGCATCGCCTCGGACGTGCGCGCGGCCGCGGCATCCGTTCCGGGCATCACGGATGTCGCCCTCGACGTGGGCGTGATGACCCCGGCCGAGCGGCACGCGCTCACCGAGCGTCTCCGCGGCGACCGTGCCCGGGAGATGCCGTTCGGCCCCGGTACGCTCACGCGTGTCATCGCGGTCACCAGCGGCAAGGGCGGTGTCGGCAAGTCCACCGTGACCGCGAACCTCGCCGTCGCGCTCGCTGAGCGTGGCCTGGCCGTCGGGCTGGTCGACGCCGACGTGCACGGCTTCTCGATCCCCGGTCAGCTGGGTCTCGTGGCGGCCGACGGCAGCGTGCCGCAGCCCACGCGCGTCGACGACCTCATGCTGCCGCCCGTCGCGCACGGCGTGAAGGTGATCTCGATCGGGATGTTCCTGCGCGGGCGGGACGGTGACAGCCCGGTCGGCGCCGTCGCGTGGCGCGGGCCGATGCTGCACCGCACGGTGGTGCAGTTCCTCACCGATGTGTACTTCGGCGATCTCGATGTGCTCCTGCTCGACATGCCGCCGGGCACCGGCGACGTCGCGATCTCGGTCGGCCAGCTGCTGCCCAACGCCGAGGTGCTCGTCGTGACCACGCCGCAGACCGCCGCCTCGGATGTCGCTGTGCGGAGCGGCCTGGTGGCGCGTCAGACGGGCCAGCGGGTCATCGGCGTGATCGAGAACATGTCAGCCCTGACTCTCCCCGACGGCACGACGCTCGATCTATTCGGCGCCGGAGGCGGCGCCGCGGTCGCCACGGCGCTGTCTCAGCCCGATGCAGAGGTTGCGCTCCTCGGCTCGGTGCCGCTCAGCCCGACGCTGCGGGCGGACGCGGATGCCGGCATCCCGGCCGTCCTCGCGCACCCCGGTGATCCGGCATCCGAGGTCATCGCCCGCATCGCCTCGGAACTGGCGCGCACGCCGCGGGGTCTGTCAGGACGCTCGCTCCCGTTCCGTCCGCGGTGA
- a CDS encoding DUF1003 domain-containing protein, which produces MARSNRQPSLDAPRGRSGMLQRSPQPSSDRFGRFSEAFARAMGTSGFLIGMTVFVALWLAWNIFMPPQLQFDPSATNFTLLTLILSLQASYAAPLILLAQNRQDDRDRVQIEQDRQRAERNLADTEYLAREVVALRMAVNDFADQVVTREVLRTELRALLEKLDNSPEVDEGATR; this is translated from the coding sequence ATGGCACGCAGCAACCGCCAGCCGTCACTCGACGCACCCCGCGGCCGCTCGGGCATGCTGCAGCGCAGCCCGCAGCCGTCGAGCGACCGGTTCGGACGATTCTCCGAGGCGTTCGCCCGCGCGATGGGCACGTCGGGCTTCCTCATCGGCATGACCGTCTTCGTGGCCCTGTGGCTGGCGTGGAACATCTTCATGCCCCCGCAGCTGCAGTTCGACCCGTCCGCGACAAACTTCACGCTGCTGACGCTGATCCTGTCCCTGCAGGCGTCGTATGCGGCGCCCCTGATCCTGTTGGCGCAGAATCGGCAGGACGACCGCGACCGGGTCCAGATCGAGCAGGACCGGCAGCGCGCCGAGCGCAACCTCGCCGACACGGAGTACCTCGCACGCGAGGTGGTGGCGCTGCGCATGGCTGTCAACGACTTCGCCGACCAGGTCGTGACACGCGAGGTGCTCCGCACCGAGCTGCGCGCCCTGCTCGAGAAGCTCGACAACAGCCCCGAGGTCGACGAGGGCGCCACGAGATGA
- a CDS encoding CBS domain-containing protein — protein sequence MSTQRVFVARLSGCSVFDPAGDRLGKVRDVVVIYRKDDPPRVIGLVVEIPGRRHVFVSIGRVTSIATGQVITTGLINVRRFQQRGGEVRVMAEMLGRKVFFADGSGTAVIEDVAIERNRLGEWDVGQLFLRKPKTSASPFAKGPTTFANWDAVRESQVPGEAQSAEQLVATYSELRPADLANTLLDLPEDRLLEVVEELPDDRLADALEEMPEDEQVHILEALDDERAADILDAMEPDDAADVLGQLPEDQREELLELMQPEEAEDVRALLKYGPDTAGGLMTSEPIVLSADATIAEALALIRRHELHPALAAAVFVTLPPYETPTGRLLGTVHFQRMLRYPPHERLGAIIDDTLDPVPATASAAEVARLLASYNLVSLPVVDPAHRLVGAVSVDDVLDYLLPEDWRSHDAEDDERRPASESVPTTTASTLTFGTPKSTGRRR from the coding sequence GTGAGCACGCAGAGGGTTTTCGTCGCGCGCCTTTCCGGGTGCTCGGTCTTCGACCCCGCCGGCGACCGTCTCGGCAAGGTCCGCGACGTCGTCGTCATTTATCGAAAAGATGATCCGCCCCGCGTGATCGGGCTCGTCGTGGAGATCCCCGGGCGTCGCCATGTCTTCGTCTCGATCGGACGCGTCACCTCCATCGCCACCGGCCAGGTCATCACCACCGGCCTCATCAACGTGCGCCGCTTCCAGCAGCGCGGCGGCGAGGTGCGCGTGATGGCCGAGATGCTCGGCCGCAAGGTGTTCTTCGCCGACGGCTCCGGCACGGCCGTGATCGAAGACGTCGCCATCGAGCGCAACCGCCTGGGCGAGTGGGATGTCGGACAGCTCTTCCTGCGCAAGCCGAAGACGAGCGCCTCGCCCTTCGCCAAGGGGCCGACGACTTTCGCCAACTGGGACGCGGTGCGCGAGAGCCAGGTGCCGGGCGAGGCCCAGTCGGCGGAACAGCTGGTCGCGACCTACTCCGAGCTGCGCCCCGCCGACCTGGCGAACACACTGCTCGACCTCCCCGAGGATCGGCTTCTCGAGGTCGTCGAAGAGCTCCCCGACGATCGACTCGCCGACGCGCTGGAAGAGATGCCCGAGGACGAGCAGGTGCACATCCTCGAGGCGCTCGACGACGAGCGCGCCGCCGACATCCTCGATGCCATGGAACCCGATGATGCCGCCGACGTGCTGGGCCAATTGCCCGAGGACCAGCGCGAGGAGCTGCTGGAGCTCATGCAGCCCGAGGAGGCGGAGGACGTCCGCGCGCTGCTGAAGTACGGCCCCGACACCGCGGGCGGTCTGATGACGAGCGAGCCGATCGTGCTGTCCGCCGACGCGACCATCGCCGAGGCACTCGCCCTCATCCGGCGCCACGAGCTGCACCCTGCACTGGCGGCCGCGGTCTTCGTGACGCTGCCGCCCTACGAGACGCCGACGGGAAGACTGCTGGGCACCGTGCACTTCCAGCGGATGCTGCGCTACCCGCCGCACGAGCGCCTCGGTGCGATCATCGACGACACGCTCGACCCCGTGCCCGCCACCGCATCGGCTGCCGAGGTGGCCCGGCTCCTCGCGTCGTACAACCTCGTCTCGCTTCCCGTCGTGGATCCCGCTCACCGGCTGGTCGGGGCTGTCAGCGTCGACGACGTGCTCGACTACCTGCTGCCCGAGGACTGGCGATCTCACGATGCGGAGGATGACGAACGACGCCCGGCGTCCGAGTCCGTGCCGACGACCACAGCGAGCACGCTGACCTTCGGCACGCCCAAGAGCACCGGCAGGAGGCGCTGA
- a CDS encoding general stress protein has protein sequence MTMMGGRSPQGSDAVGQTVASFPTYEAAQKAVSSLIAADIPARDIAIVGQGLRSIERITGRLGYASAARSGAVNGLLLGLLFSAILVIGSPSVPIQAFVGVLFVGIAIGMLLSIVTYSFVRRRRDYASVMQVVADHYEVTVTDNSVHRARQVLGPQTGVTPAAPAASAAPTSPTAPAAPAPPAGAAEPPRYGERVVPNTDAARQEPQPSAPEQPAADALGGEPTEVSGEPADAADADGAVADPADGSERDAVDATKESRAGDSERA, from the coding sequence ATGACCATGATGGGAGGGCGCTCTCCGCAGGGTTCCGACGCGGTCGGCCAGACCGTGGCGAGCTTCCCGACGTACGAGGCTGCGCAGAAGGCGGTGTCCTCGCTGATCGCGGCCGACATCCCGGCGCGCGACATCGCGATCGTGGGTCAGGGGCTCCGTTCGATCGAGCGGATCACGGGTCGCCTCGGCTACGCGTCGGCGGCGCGTTCCGGTGCCGTGAATGGGCTCCTCCTCGGACTGCTGTTCTCCGCGATCCTGGTGATCGGATCCCCGTCCGTGCCCATACAGGCCTTCGTCGGTGTGCTGTTCGTGGGCATCGCGATCGGCATGCTGCTGAGCATCGTCACGTACTCGTTCGTGCGCCGCCGCCGCGACTACGCGTCGGTGATGCAGGTCGTCGCCGACCACTACGAGGTCACCGTGACCGACAACAGCGTGCATCGCGCACGTCAGGTGCTCGGCCCCCAGACCGGAGTGACGCCGGCCGCGCCTGCGGCGTCAGCCGCTCCGACGTCGCCCACCGCGCCTGCTGCGCCCGCTCCCCCGGCGGGGGCCGCGGAGCCACCGAGGTACGGCGAGCGGGTCGTGCCGAACACGGATGCCGCGCGGCAGGAGCCGCAGCCGTCGGCGCCCGAGCAGCCCGCCGCAGATGCCCTCGGCGGTGAACCGACGGAGGTCTCCGGTGAACCGGCGGACGCCGCCGATGCGGACGGCGCCGTCGCAGACCCGGCAGACGGCTCCGAGCGGGACGCCGTCGACGCGACGAAGGAATCGCGCGCCGGCGACAGCGAACGCGCATGA